One Rhododendron vialii isolate Sample 1 chromosome 2a, ASM3025357v1 genomic region harbors:
- the LOC131317527 gene encoding glycosyltransferase BC10 — translation MLSPTPLSLLCALLLCLPLAITFTILIPTTTTPIKNQTKSKNITTTLPPHAAEEGGDGPLLRRATRVNPNPKSPRKLAFMFLTTTPLPFAPLWEVYFNRTPKNQYNVYVHADPRFPYDPPFAGMFENRVIPGSKPTLRYSPTLISAARRLLSHALLHDPSNYMFALLSPSCIPLHSFNFTYGTLIGSNKSFIEILKNEKGAQDRWAARGEHMMLPEVPFEDFRIGSQFFVLTRKHARIVVSDTRLWSKFKLPCLSKSTCYPEEHYFPTLLSQLDPRGCMPATLTHVDWRGSHGGHPRTYSASEVGPRLILALRMDKPRYGGDEINGSDSSLIKRHDPFLFARKFSPDSIHPLMRIACDVIFKD, via the coding sequence ATGCTATCGCCaactccactctctctcctttgtgCTCTTCTTCTTTGCCTCCCCCTTGCAATCACATTCACAATCCTCataccaaccaccaccactccaatcaaaaatcaaacaaagagCAAAAACATAACCACCACATTGCCGCCACATGCGGCGGAAGAGGGCGGTGACGGCCCACTTCTCCGACGAGCTACCAGAGTCAATCCGAACCCAAAGTCGCCAAGAAAACTAGCCTTCATGTTTTTAACCACCACACCACTCCCATTCGCTCCACTTTGGGAAGTCTACTTCAATCGAACCCCCAAAAATCAATACAACGTATACGTACACGCCGATCCTAGATTCCCATACGACCCGCCTTTCGCAGGCATGTTTGAAAACCGGGTCATACCTGGGTCCAAGCCCACTCTCCGGTACTCCCCCACTCTCATCTCTGCAGCACGTCGGTTGCTATCCCACGCGCTTCTTCACGACCCGTCAAATTACATGTTTGCCCTTCTCTCCCCATCTTGTATCCCTCTCCATTCCTTCAATTTCACGTACGGTACTCTTATCGGGTCAAACAAGAGCTTCATCgagattttgaaaaatgagaaaggCGCCCAAGATCGGTGGGCCGCGCGTGGAGAGCACATGATGCTACCGGAGGTGCCGTTCGAAGATTTCCGAATCGGATCCCAGTTCTTCGTGTTGACACGTAAGCACGCGAGGATAGTTGTGAGTGACACAAGGTTGTGGTCAAAGTTCAAGCTGCCTTGTTTGAGTAAATCCACGTGCTATCCTGAGGAGCATTACTTTCCTACACTCCTGAGCCAGTTGGATCCACGTGGGTGCATGCCAGCTACGCTCACCCACGTGGATTGGAGGGGGAGTCACGGCGGACACCCTCGGACGTATAGTGCGTCTGAGGTGGGGCCTCGGTTGATCTTGGCCTTGAGAATGGACAAGCCTAGGTATGGTGGCGATGAGATCAACGGCTCTGATTCGTCTTTAATTAAACGACACGACCCTTTCTTGTTTGCTAGGAAGTTCTCACCGGACTCGATCCATCCGTTGATGAGAATAGCATGTGACGTCATATTCAAAGATTAG
- the LOC131312532 gene encoding putative clathrin assembly protein At2g25430 produces the protein MAPSTIRKAIGAVKDQTSIGIAKVSSNMAPELEVAIVKATSHDDEPADDKYLREILHLTSYSRGYVAACVAAVSKRLGKTRDWIVALKTLILVHRLLADGDPVFHQEIMYATRRGTRLLNMSDFRDEAHSNSWDNSAFVRTYALFLDQKLELMLYERKQSGGGGGGGGELERYGSREERWRSPPNRGYEYDNFESREDSYGGGGMRRVRSSGDVRENERRDVVVITPLRDMKPERIFGKMGHLQRLLDRLLACRPTGMAKNSRMVLVALYPVVKESFKLYADICEVLAVLLDRFFDMEYSDCVKAFDAYVSAAKQIDELVAFYNWCKDTGVARSSEFPEVQRITGKLLETLEEFVRDRAKAGKSPERKVEQPVVKEEEEPVPDMNEIKALPAPENYTPPPPPPPEPEAPKPQKQETGDLVDLREEAMTADDQGNRLALALFAGPATNKGNGSWEAFPSNGEPEVNSAWDNPAAESGKADWELALVESASNLSKQKAALGGGFDPLLLNGIYDQGIVRQHVSTAQLSGGSASSVALPAAGKSATPVLALPAPDGTVQTVGGDPFAASLSIPPPAYVQMSDMEKKQQFLVQEQVVWQQYARDGMQGQTSLTKISGGGYYTPGVQPMMPYGMPPVNGMGVPPAGYYYTTPY, from the coding sequence ATGGCACCGAGCACGATCCGGAAGGCGATCGGCGCCGTGAAGGACCAGACGAGCATCGGCATCGCCAAGGTCTCGTCCAACATGGCGCCGGAGCTGGAGGTGGCGATCGTCAAGGCCACCAGCCACGACGACGAGCCAGCCGACGACAAGTACTTGAGGGAGATCCTCCACCTGACGTCGTACTCGCGCGGGTACGTCGCCGCGTGCGTTGCCGCCGTTTCCAAGCGGCTGGGCAAGACCAGGGACTGGATCGTGGCCTTAAAAACCCTCATCCTCGTCCACCGGTTGTTGGCCGACGGCGACCCCGTGTTCCACCAGGAGATCATGTACGCCACCCGCAGGGGGACGAGGTTGCTCAACATGTCGGATTTCCGTGACGAGGCCCACTCGAATTCGTGGGATAATTCGGCTTTTGTTAGGACTTACGCGCTGTTCCTGGACCAGAAGCTCGAATTGATGTTGTATGAGAGGAAGCAGAGTGGTggcggaggaggtggtggtggtgagctTGAGAGGTATGGATCGAGGGAGGAGAGGTGGCGGTCCCCGCCTAATAGGGGATACGAGTACGATAACTTCGAATCGAGGGAGGATAGCTATGGAGGAGGAGGGATGAGGCGGGTGAGGTCGTCCGGAGACGTGAGGGAGAACGAGAGGAGGGATGTGGTTGTGATCACGCCGTTGAGGGACATGAAACCGGAGAGGATTTTCGGAAAGATGGGTCATTTACAGAGGCTTTTGGACAGGTTGTTGGCTTGTAGGCCGACGGGTATGGCAAAGAATAGCAGGATGGTGTTGGTGGCGTTGTACCCTGTCGTGAAAGAGAGCTTCAAGCTGTACGCTGATATATGCGAGGTGTTGGCAGTGTTGCTCGATCGGTTTTTCGATATGGAGTATTCGGATTGCGTTAAGGCGTTTGATGCCTACGTGAGTGCTGCCAAACAGATCGATGAACTCGTGGCGTTTTACAATTGGTGTAAGGATACGGGGGTGGCTAGGTCGTCGGAGTTCCCCGAAGTGCAGAGGATTACGGGAAAACTTTTGGAGACTTTGGAGGAGTTTGTGAGGGATAGGGCGAAGGCTGGGAAAAGCCCAGAGAGGAAAGTAGAGCAACCGGTAGTtaaagaggaggaggagcctGTACCAGATATGAATGAAATTAAGGCGTTGCCAGCGCCGGAGAATTACACACCTCCGCCTCCACCGCCACCTGAGCCAGAGGCTCCGAAGCCTCAGAAACAAGAGACGGGGGATTTGGTGGATTTGAGGGAGGAGGCGATGACCGCGGATGATCAGGGGAATAGATTGGCCTTGGCATTGTTTGCAGGCCCTGCGACGAATAAAGGGAATGGATCGTGGGAGGCTTTTCCGTCAAATGGGGAGCCGGAAGTAAACTCTGCTTGGGACAATCCCGCAGCAGAAAGCGGTAAAGCCGATTGGGAATTGGCTTTGGTGGAGTCCGCGAGTAATCTATCCAAGCAGAAGGCGGCATTGGGTGGTGGGTTTGATCCGTTGCTCTTGAACGGGATTTATGATCAGGGAATCGTGAGGCAACATGTCAGCACTGCCCAATTGAGCGGCGGCAGCGCCAGCAGTGTGGCGTTGCCTGCTGCAGGGAAGAGCGCGACGCCCGTTTTAGCTCTTCCCGCTCCCGACGGAACTGTGCAGACCGTTGGGGGGGACCCATTCGCCGCATCATTGAGCATTCCTCCCCCTGCTTATGTCCAAATGTCAGATATGGAGAAGAAACAACAGTTTCTTGTTCAGGAGCAAGTGGTGTGGCAACAGTATGCCAGGGATGGAATGCAAGGCCAAACTAGTTTGACCAAGATCAGTGGTGGCGGATACTACACTCCCGGAGTTCAACCGATGATGCCTTATGGAATGCCTCCGGTGAACGGGATGGGAGTACCACCGGCAGGGTATTACTACACTACTCcttactga
- the LOC131315858 gene encoding DEAD-box ATP-dependent RNA helicase 47, mitochondrial translates to MPTLVAATRVLLLAGDILPLRRLSLVSKRAPFCTTVRSFSQADRENGTLTLASLGSKSDFKTTNKRRPNNLAHSEASIELQRTEEKVVKSNGVKEVGVKKSLEIETAPFAANSFSELGLPPLLLERLGKEGFTDPTDVQSTAIPVILKNHDVVIQSYTGSGKTLAYLLPILSKVGPLKMKNHLNGNESGRKTDVEAVIVAPSRELGMQIVREFEKLLGPVHKKMVQQLVGGANRSRQEDALRKNKPSIVVGTPGRIAEISASGKLHTHSCQFLVLDEVDELLSFNFRVDMQRILEHVGRRSGSDPRATRDPLTSRIERQTIMVSATVPFSVMRAARSWAKDPLLVQAKSVTSVDSVPHSEPIKLSGNSSSTNSSSNLPTESLPPALKHYYCVARVQHKIDTLRRCVHALDAKSVIAFMNHTRQLKDAVFKLEARGMNAAELHGDLGKLGRSTVLKKFKNGEVRVLVTNELSARGLDVAECDLVVNVELPTDAIHYAHRAGRTGRLGRKGTVVSICEEPEVFVVKKFQKQLGVPFEPCEFTEGKLNVGEEKGKSR, encoded by the coding sequence ATGCCAACTCTAGTCGCTGCAACACGGGTTCTTCTCCTTGCTGGTGACATTTTACCTTTGAGAAGATTGTCCTTGGTTTCCAAAAGAGCTCCATTCTGCACTACTGTACGTTCCTTTAGCCAGGCTGATCGCGAGAATGGAACTCTCACCCTTGCAAGCCTAGGGTCGAAAAGTGATTTCAAGACAACAAACAAGAGAAGGCCAAATAATCTTGCGCACTCAGAAGCTTCTATTGAGTTACAAAGAACTGAAGAGAAGGTGGTTAAAAGCAATGGAGTCAAGGAAGTTGGGGTAAAAAAATCACTTGAAATAGAAACGGCTCCTTTTGCCGCAAATTCATTTTCTGAACTTGGCCTCCCACCTTTATTATTAGAAAGGCTCGGAAAGGAAGGCTTCACTGATCCAACTGATGTTCAGTCAACAGCAATTCCAGTGATTCTAAAAAATCACGATGTCGTAATTCAATCATACACAGGTTCGGGAAAAACCTTAGCCTATCTTCTTCCTATTCTCTCCAAAGTGGGCCCACTGAAGATGAAGAATCACTTGAATGGTAATGAATCAGGGAGGAAAACAGATGTAGAAGCTGTAATTGTAGCTCCATCTAGGGAACTCGGAATGCAAATTGTGAGGGAATTTGAAAAGCTATTAGGACCTGTACACAAGAAAATGGTGCAGCAACTCGTGGGGGGTGCAAATCGATCAAGGCAGGAGGATGCCCTTAGGAAAAACAAGCCGTCCATTGTTGTTGGAACTCCAGGGCGTATCGCAGAGATTAGTGCTTCTGGAAAACTCCACACTCACAGCTGCCAATTCCTCGTACTGGATGAAGTCGATGAGCTCCTTTCATTTAACTTCCGGGTTGACATGCAACGAATATTAGAGCATGTAGGGAGGAGATCCGGGTCAGACCCGCGGGCTACCCGAGACCCACTTACTAGTCGGATCGAGCGTCAGACAATCATGGTTTCTGCAACAGTTCCATTTTCGGTGATGAGGGCTGCTAGGAGCTGGGCGAAAGATCCCCTACTTGTGCAAGCTAAAAGTGTTACATCTGTTGATTCTGTCCCACATTCTGAGCCCATTAAGTTGTCAGGAAATAGTTCCAGTACAaattcatcctcaaatttgCCGACGGAGAGCCTTCCACCAGCTCTGAAACACTACTACTGTGTTGCAAGGGTACAACATAAGATAGATACCCTGAGGAGATGTGTTCACGCGCTCGATGCGAAATCGGTGATAGCTTTTATGAATCACACGAGACAACTGAAGGATGCGGTGTTCAAGCTAGAGGCGCGTGGGATGAATGCCGCTGAGTTGCACGGAGATCTGGGCAAGCTTGGGCGATCGACGGTTTTGAAGAAGTTCAAGAATGGGGAGGTGAGGGTATTGGTGACGAATGAGCTTTCAGCTCGTGGTTTGGACGTGGCGGAATGTGATCTTGTGGTTAATGTGGAATTACCGACGGATGCGATCCATTATGCGCATCGGGCAGGTCGAACAGGTCGGCTTGGAAGGAAAGGGACTGTGGTCAGTATATGTGAGGAGCCTGAAGTGTTTGTTGTAAAGAAGTTTCAAAAGCAACTTGGGGTTCCTTTTGAACCTTGTGAGTTTACCGAGGGGAAGCTTAATGTTGGTGAAGAAAAAGGGAAGTCCAGATGA
- the LOC131315885 gene encoding auxin-responsive protein IAA29-like — MELEVLGLPLIPTGHSTNPLEGFDRNRNGFEPNDQKECCLGRKFDHGNDYYKRSFEAALNLEEVAAGDSNRNVKSSLLCWYGQPNEEDDDGKEERKGASFTTDMNEEEEEAENHVVGWPPIKSWRKKLMHRQQGGGRIMEDRTVERGSRGSNSTYVEVRRWRECQPEERSIYNCFILPGHFQTH; from the exons ATGGAGCTTGAAGTACTTGGTCTACCTCTAATTCCAACAGGCCATAGTACTAATCCACTGGAAGGGTTCGACCGAAACCGAAATGGGTTCGAGCCGAATGATCAGAAAGAATGCTGTTTGGGAAGAAAATTTGATCATGGAAACGATTACTACAAGCGAAGTTTCGAAGCGGCTCTCAATCTTGAGGAAGTAGCTGCTGGGGATAGTAATAGAAATGTGAAGTCGTCTCTGTTGTGTTGGTATGGACAGCCaaatgaagaagatgatgatggcaaagaagagagaaagggagcCTCTTTCACCACTGACAT gaatgaagaagaagaagaagcagaaaacCATGTTGTGGGGTGGCCACCTATAAAGTCATGGAGGAAGAAGCTAATGCATCGCCAGCAAGGTGGTGGGAGGATAATGGAAGATCGGACGGTTGAGAGGGGAAGCCGCGGATCAAACTCCACGTACGTGGAGGTCAGGCGATGGCGGGAGTGCCAACCGGAAGAAAGATCGATCTACAACTGTTTCATTCTTCCCGGGCACTTTCAGACACATTGA